A stretch of Miscanthus floridulus cultivar M001 chromosome 13, ASM1932011v1, whole genome shotgun sequence DNA encodes these proteins:
- the LOC136501777 gene encoding arabinogalactan protein 1-like → MARLHLVAVAMAMLLAVATAQAPGASPTPAPRAQPPATPPPPPPPPRGAPAPAPASPPASAPASSPTQKPAPSPAPAPKATAPAPEIPASPPAPSSIGQTPTEAPTFPPPPSAASSVSPAFFLVAAVALGVFFF, encoded by the coding sequence ATGGCGCGCCTCCACCTCGTGGCCGTGGCAATGGCCATGCTCTTGGCCGTCGCGACGGCGCAGGCACCAGGCGCGTCCCCGACGCCGGCGCCCAGGGCGCAGCCTCCGgcgaccccgccgccgccgccgccccctcctCGTGGGGCGCCGGCGCCAGCCCCGGCGTCTCCCCCGGCCTCCGCTCCCGCGTCCTCTCCGACGCAGAAGCCCGCCCCGTCCCCAGCGCCAGCGCCCAAGGCCACGGCACCCGCCCCGGAGATCCCCGCCTCGCCGCCGGCGCCGAGCTCGATCGGGCAGACGCCGACGGAGGCCCCGACCTTCCCTCCGCCTCCCAGCGCCGCGTCCAGCGTCTCCCCCGCCTTCTTCCTTGTCGCCGCTGTGGCGCTCGGCGTGTTTTTCTTCTGA